The genomic DNA TTGACTGtgttcaaaaacaacaaacatatgCATTGTTACTTGTATGTTATCACTGTACAATGAAGTACGCGTTGGTGCATAATTCCAACATGGAAAAGACAACACAAGCCCTGTGATTAGAGAGTAAAAGTAATTTATCCCTTGTAACATTAAATGATTTTATGTGAATGAACTGTGAGGTGGGTGTCACTTTGTAGGTTTTCTTCTTATTTGTGACTGACTGCTGTGAGGTGATGAATAGCAAAGATAAACCTCAATGCATGGCATCAAAACCTAAATcaataatgtttgtgtttatttggcTAATTAACGAATCATTGATTATGGGTGTGTAATATGTTAGCCATGGGTCAAAACACatattttgagtattttttgttttacccaaTGCCTCACTGTAAcgtgtttgtgtacatttgaATGCACGCAGCTCAGGTGCCACGCAAGTTGACCTTCCTTTACTTGGCCAATGACGTCATTCAGAACAGCAAGAAAAAAGGACCAGAGTTCACCCAGGACTTTGCGCCGGTCATCGTTGATGCATTCAAACATGTATACAGGTCAGATTTAACATTGTggtgtaaaaatgtgttgtaaagtcaccttttattgtttattgaccATTGCAGTAACTCgtactttaaaaaaacgtcCAAACTTGAACACATGCTTTGATAACCATGCTTTTGATGACAGTTAAAACAAgttatctgacacacacacacacacacaaacacacacacacacacacacactatttctGTCTGCATCGTCAGCTGAGTTTCACAGAGCTGTTGAACGCGTTGGGCTGTTCTGAACTGTTTTCCTGTCcagggagggcgaggagggctGTAAGAAACAGTTGGGTCGGGTTCTGTCCATCTGGCAGGAGAGAGCCGTGTATGAGAACAACCTGCTGGATCAGCTCTCACAAGTCCTTTGTAAGTTCCCGCAGCATAAATCTGTACCTGTACCGGCTCAACACCCAATCATGTTTGCACATTCACCTTCTGCTCTTTTCTTGTAAACGTCAGATGGAGAAAAGAAGGCTAAGAAGAGGCCGTACGAAGAGATCCAACCAGATGAGGACTTTGCCTCCCAGAGCTCCCCAGCTGAACCCCCACAGGTGCTGTTCTAGACAAACAGTGGAGACATTAATACAGGATTTAAACCACACAAAGGCCATTTAATAATTCTTTCTACTGTTGATACAGCTACTTCTTGATGgatttttgtctgtctgtaataTATTGTTTATGTCTGACATACCTATCCTCTACTGGTCATTTACCATATCGTCTTCTTCTGTGACTGCTCTCGTCCTTTTTGCTCCTTTCACCCGCTACCTCAGACAGCAGAGTTAATCCGAGCTTTGCAGGAGCTGGAAAATGCAGCCTCCGACGACTCGATGCTGCGTCAGCGAATCTCCTCCCTTCCTGCTGAGGTGCAGGACACGTCACTGCTTCACAGAGTCACAGGTAGGAGGCAGGACACAGCCCGTGGTTGTGGGCTGTATACACACTCACCTAGCAACACTTTATTAGGCACAACATACTAAAACTGGGTAGGGTCTCCCTTTGTTCTGAAAATAGCCTCAGTTCTTTGTGGCATGGATTCCtttgtcatgttcatgaaacaAGATTGTTATGACTTTTGCTTCGTAACAtggtgcattatcctgctgggCGTAGCCATTAGAAGAGAATAAACAGTGGCCACAAAGGGATGAACATGGTCAGGAGCAACAGGCTGTGGCTTTCAAACGATGATTAATTGTTGTCAAGGGGTCCAGAGATTACCAAGAAAACATACCCCACACCATCACACCAGCACCACTTGCCTGGACTGCTGACACAAGGCAGTTTAATTCATGGACTCTGACCCTACCATCTACaggcctcagcagaaatccagattcatgTGAGTTTTTGTAAGTCTGTGCCCACAGAAGCTTTGGACTTCCGTTCTTGAATGACACGAGTTAAACCCGATGTGGTTTTTCAGATGTTGTAGCTCATCCACCTCAAGGTGTGATGTGTTGTTCCTTCTGAGCTTCTTTGTCAGCTCTAACAATGtatcctcttcatctctctcatcaacaAGGTATTTCCTTCTGCAGAACTGCTGCccactggaattttttttcgacgtgttcacaacagcaagaAATTCCCCGGACATTCTCTGAAAATTTTAAAttggggctggcaggaaaagttccagacgATGTcttgagcaacatttgcgtcATTAGCGTTGTTGCATACACTCCAGGAAAAAGTCCAGActgcagtgcatgtctgagagcacaGTGGAGGATTTTGTAACATGCTTGAACCCATTTGCTCCTTTTGACCTCCTGTGCATTCAGTGGTTACACGGCATATCTATCGCCTTCACCTCAACAGTCAAACACCTCATagtgattttttctttgatcAGGTGTCCTGCTCTCTGTGCTTTGTGTGATTCAGATAAAGAATCAGGGGAGCGGCTTTCCCGGCTGGTGGAGGAGGCCTGCATGCTGCTAGCAGACTACAGCGGTCGCCTGGCAGCGGAAATCGACGATCGGAGGCAGCTCACGCGTACACTGACAGTTTTCCTGCAGAGCCAGAAGGACGGCTTGGCCCAGAACGAGCAGAAACTAGAAGTGCGTAAATcactttcttactttctttcatTTAGTTTATCTGTGTATGTCTTGTCTTCTTCACCTTTGTGTCATTAttgttcttctgtctgtctctgtagctGTGTGGTCTTACGTCTTGTTTGTCCACGTTTTGAAGTTACATTTCTCTTCATGTATTTCTGCATGTTACGCACTGCAgagtgtctgtttttgttcctgaACCACAGTGAAGATTTGAGTGTTAGTGCTGCTGGCAATCGAAACAGGAATCTGTCCTTCATTAGATATACACTTCACATCCAAGTGAGAAATCCTCCTTGTCATTGATAAATTGGTCTTtgagcctttttaaaaaaaaatttttagtTCACTCAGTTTCATACAAAAAGCATCGTCCTAAAACGTGTGTGATAAGGTTTGacttttgaaaacataattaattttcatgttttctcttaACCATGCTCCTTTTTTGGTGACAATAACTGTCTAGCTTTTATTCACAGGATACCAAGAGGATAAAGTATCTCATATTGTATCTTCACCCAGtcttttgtaataaaaaaaaactgaaaataaaaactgaaaataatattgtgagtgcttttattttactctaaCACTTCCAGCTCCAGGTGCGTGCATCGTTGGaattttcagtttaaaaaaaatatatatttcaagacattttttttttttgtttgtggtatTGACCCAGTATTACCAGCTACAAATATGGTTTGAATTGAGCTCATTTTGCTCAAATAGATGGTAACTGATGTTAGTACAGCTCAAACCAAAGTGTAAGAAAAGACACGATACGTTTTCATAAATCttgatatatacatacatgctAGTTTTTATATGGAAATTTGTGAATTATACCGAACTTTGAAGCCTGTTCTGCTTCAACACACCTACATGCATCAGCTGTCACACAGTCATATCCAACGATATCTTAAAAGTTACGAGTTCAGCAAAGATAAAGTAAAGATAAATCATTTGAGTGCAACTTGTTCACTGTGTCTTTTAAGGTGTTAAAATCATTGCATAGACACGAATTAGGGTAAAATCATTTCATAATTCCTCATTTGCTGActgttttgttattgtgtcaaagccCTTGACTAAATTTCTTACACTTCCCAACGTGCCTGTTGGACATGTCACCTTTTTCTGCTGTGTAGTTTGTCGATAAAGACTTTCAAACTCTTTCAAAATTTGAGTATACTTAGTTTAGTATACTATcttaaaattaaatcataacaagtttgtcatacacacacacgaccacttAAACCTCATCATATACTCAGAGGTTTGAAAGAGAATCCTCTGAATAATGTGTTCAAAGCTCACAAACTTGTTCATTCACGTCGATTTGTATTTAATCAAAAATTGACAAGAATATTTTTGATCGAAGTCTGGCTATGAACCCAAACTTGTGTAATTaaattaatgtatatatatatatatatatatatatatacacacacacacacaaggccttTAAGTAACACCATACCTCCAATGCAGTACACAGttactatattattatttactattatttccattttcacgCAGTCTTCATATCCATGATTTAGGTTTTTCTAATTATATGTCAGCATGTTGTTTATAACTGTCTGCTTGCCACTAATTTTGTGGCCAAAATAACActgttgagacaaaaaaaagaaaactaataaTCTAAAAAAGTGCAATGAGCAGTAGAATGTTCGAGCTCTGACGCATCTTTTTCTGCTGTGGACTTTTTCAGGAATATAAACGCAAACTGGCGAGGGTAACTCAGGTCCGCAAGGAGCTGCGTGCGCGTCTGAACAATCTTCCAGGAGGACTGTACAGCACCTCGGACTGACTGAGGTCTCACCTCCTGACCTTGTACCCGACCCCCCCGCGACTGAAACGTCTCCACCGGCCTCTTCGACATATGAGCCCTGTTTTTGGATTTTggaaagtgtctgtgtgtccctGTATGGTGACCTCTGGTTCTCATTCTGTCCCCAACAGCTAATTAATCCACATGGCTTTTgttaacagaaatgttttgtttttctccgaTCGTGAGCTCATCTTTGTGTACCCTTTGTTATCAGCACACCGCTGACAAAGTTTTATAATCATCAGACACAGGCGTTCCCTgctttgacccctgacctgctCACATTTTTACAGCTTTAAAGTGGTATGGGTGATGTGGGTgttctttttgtatttattgtatagATGAGTATTTCTCTTCAGTGTTACCATTCATCATAATTTTCAGTATGTTTGATTGCTATCATAActttcttttactctttttttgtaGCTCTTAGTTACAGATTGttgcagcagtttttttaaactaggatttttttttaacgcagTGTGATCAGGCCTCCAAAGAGAATTGTGAAATCAGTAGGAAACCATGTTCAGAAGCTGAGACTCAAGCCATGTTCCCAAAAGCAGACACATGTTATTATAATTTACATATAGCCTCTTTGTGAGAAGGCTGTGTAAATCATTGGTAAGTGTACATATTCAAAAGTGCATGTAAATATGATGGAGTTATTATACCTTTAAGTGCTCATGATTTGTACCCACGTGAACATGGCGTGGACATTCAGACAAAGTACTGATTTACCTCTGCACAATGTCATCTTTGCAGTTGCCCGTTCctacatgaaaatgaaaggatGATGAGTGAAGGAGTGTGTTGTCTTGTTTACTGTAACGTTCTGCTCCATCATTTTATCCTTACGTCTACTGACTGCTGTGCTGACGCCTTGTGCAGCTTGAAGAAGTGCCCCAGTTTCCAAAGCCTGACATGAaagcaactgtttgtttttgtagctGTGAAGCGAATTAGAACCAAAATAAACAGGAAATGTTCTAATCCTTGCAGCCCTGTCTGTAGTATTATGACAACTGAATTTCACTGAATTTCAAAACTTGCtgataaaatgcaaaaatgctgAGCAGAGAAACAAAGTAATGAAATTGaagtttgtgtgtaaaaaagaaatactggaaaaaaagaataattggTGAGAAGAGAGGAACTGGGGGAGTTGTATCAGGAATCCCCATTAAAGAGAATCTAGACGATctaaagaaagtgatgagagGAGGAACAGTGACAGAAATGAAACGCATGCAGGCTTTCAGGAACGGCGAAAAAACCGACAGTGAATCGGTGTTGATACACTTTAAGGAAGAGGTGCTTCCAGGATAAGTGATGATAGGATATATGCGTTTCAATGTAAGAGGGTATGTTCCCCCTCTGCTGGGATGCTTTAAATGTCAGCGACATGGACATACTGCTAATGTATGTAAGGGGAAACAGAGATGCAGAAGATGTGGAGGAGAACATGCATATGGAGAATGTGGGAGGAATGATACAGTTAAATGCTGTAACTGTGGAGGCAACCACACTGCAGCTTATGGCGGATGCATAGTCAGGAAACATGCAGCACAAGTTCAGCAAGTAAAAACAGAACGGAAATGAACATATGCAGAAGCTGTAAAGATATGTAAcagtgaaagaagagaagaagggagcAACCAGAACATGTGTGGGAGCCAAGCTTGGGTTCAGATCAGACACATCTAGGTCATATACAGCAAAATAAGGAAAACACAGGAATACCAATGGACAGACTAGTGCTATTTTTAGCATACGTCATTAACTGTTCAGAGCGGGCAAAAACCaaaatggagaaaattaaaatcatagTCAAAGCAGCAGCGAAATTCCTAGATATGAAATAATTATCATGGGAAAAGATACATGCTGACCTTAGTCAAGGAGAAGGGAACTCAGAGGCAGCTTCTCAAAATACACCCTAATGTTGATTCTTCAGTGAAATGCCAGGAGTCTAATAGCTAATGGACAGGAGTTGAAAGAATACATTGACAaattagggaaaaaaacagatatcaTATGCATTCAGGAGACGTGGCTCAAACcaacatttgaatttattattaaagGATAATACAATATGCAAAGATAGAAATAATGGAAATGGTGGAGGATGTGCAATATTTGTAAAATAAGTTATAAACTATAGAAGGTTAGATACAATACAAGAATTAAAAGTAATAGTTCTTGAAATATGgaacaagaaagaaagtatgaaaataattaacttTTACAATCCATGCAAGAAGTTAGAGGAAGGAAAACTACAAATCAGTATTGGAACAGTGGAGAGGTAAAATTATCTGGTGTGGGGATTTCAATGCGCATAGCACAGTATAGGGTGAAAAAGACGATTTAGATGGAGAAATTTTAGAAGATCTAATAGATGAAAAGGAATAGGTGTGTTTAAATGATGGGTCAAGCACAAGGGTTAATTATGGGATGGGTACAGAATCAGCAATAGATCTCACGTTGGTATCACAGTCTCTGGTAGGGGAAAGTAGTTGGGAAGCACTATAGGGAATGATCACTATCCAATATTCATAGGTACTAAATAGTACGTTGAATTTAATTGGAAAGCATGAAACTGGTATGTGTGAAGAATGTAGTAGTCAAGAAACAGTAGAGCATGTCATTATTTATTGCCCAAAATATCAGCAGGAAAGGAAGATTTTACAACATAAACTAGAAAGagaacaaatcaaatgtaatataaaagaaataatacagatgAACTCAGGGCATGTGGGATATagagcagtatttattttcttggaaaaGACCGGAATTATTAGAAGAATATAGACATAgatatttttctgttattttcttttatttgttttgcttttagttattttgtttgtttgtttctgggtggggtttatttaatcatttatttgtatttgtattatttatttttttgctttctcaTATAGCAGAAAAGACCATTGTGATCCCCACTCCATTTCagaaggtggcggtaatgcgcatCTAAaggttgtttgccaaccgccgttaaagaagaagaagaagaagaagcagaagaagcagaagaagaagaagcagcagcagcagcgttagcAGGCTAGCCACTGTAAACGTTTTAACTAGCTTGTTTAGGTCCTCTGGCAAATTAAACGTTTTCTAAGCGAATAGCGGTTTCCTGGGAGGTTCGCGTGTCGGCCGGAAGACATCCAACAATGGACAAGTTCGAAACACCTTACGACGTCGAAGCCGACTTTATTGAATGCACGGTAAGCTAGCTGACGTGAGCAGCACACAGTGAAGTCTGTGGGAGTAACGTTTAGCCAAAAACGTAGCACGGCCAAGTAGTCGCGTGGTTTTAATACAGCAAGCCAAATataaactgaaattaaatttgattaaaattGATAATGCAACAATAGATGCTTGCCTATCGCcgaggttgtgtgtgttgtggtgatgCTCCTACCATGTGCAAAGCAATGTCATCTACTCCATATATAGCTGTGAGTGTGGGCTAAAGACAACGTCCTAGTTTAGCTTTGTCTACCCAATAAAGTGACAGCTGACTGTCTATTATGCTATTGAATGGAGCTGTGGTAGTGATTCTTGAAGGTTTTCTGTTTTACTCCAGGTCTGTGAAAAGTCCATAAGGGGAGAGACCCTGTACAAGATACACCTGACCACACCTGGGCACAGAAAGGTACACGGCACTTGGTGTATCGGTGCAGAAAACTATGCAAAATGAACATTGTTTTgagtattattatcatcatagCTAAAACACCCAGTGATTGACCTAGTGTTGGTGGTTTGACCTGCTGATTTTTCTTGTCATTCAGCTTCAG from Scophthalmus maximus strain ysfricsl-2021 chromosome 22, ASM2237912v1, whole genome shotgun sequence includes the following:
- the LOC118292224 gene encoding regulation of nuclear pre-mRNA domain-containing protein 1A isoform X2, with the translated sequence MSAFSEVALEKKLSELSNSQQSVQTLSLWLIHHRKHSKTIVGVWLNELKKAQVPRKLTFLYLANDVIQNSKKKGPEFTQDFAPVIVDAFKHVYREGEEGCKKQLGRVLSIWQERAVYENNLLDQLSQVLYGEKKAKKRPYEEIQPDEDFASQSSPAEPPQTAELIRALQELENAASDDSMLRQRISSLPAEVQDTSLLHRVTDKESGERLSRLVEEACMLLADYSGRLAAEIDDRRQLTRTLTVFLQSQKDGLAQNEQKLEDTKRIKYLILYLHPVFCNKKKLKIKTENNIVSAFILL
- the LOC118292224 gene encoding regulation of nuclear pre-mRNA domain-containing protein 1A isoform X3, whose protein sequence is MSAFSEVALEKKLSELSNSQQSVQTLSLWLIHHRKHSKTIVGVWLNELKKAQVPRKLTFLYLANDVIQNSKKKGPEFTQDFAPVIVDAFKHVYREGEEGCKKQLGRVLSIWQERAVYENNLLDQLSQVLYGEKKAKKRPYEEIQPDEDFASQSSPAEPPQTAELIRALQELENAASDDSMLRQRISSLPAEVQDTSLLHRVTDKESGERLSRLVEEACMLLADYSGRLAAEIDDRRQLTRTLTVFLQSQKDGLAQNEQKLEEYKRKLARVTQVRKELRARLNNLPGGLYSTSD
- the LOC118292224 gene encoding regulation of nuclear pre-mRNA domain-containing protein 1A isoform X1, which produces MSAFSEVALEKKLSELSNSQQSVQTLSLWLIHHRKHSKTIVGVWLNELKKAQVPRKLTFLYLANDVIQNSKKKGPEFTQDFAPVIVDAFKHVYREGEEGCKKQLGRVLSIWQERAVYENNLLDQLSQVLYGEKKAKKRPYEEIQPDEDFASQSSPAEPPQTAELIRALQELENAASDDSMLRQRISSLPAEVQDTSLLHRVTDKESGERLSRLVEEACMLLADYSGRLAAEIDDRRQLTRTLTVFLQSQKDGLAQNEQKLEVRKSLSYFLSFSLSVYVLSSSPLCHYCSSVCLCSCVVLRLVCPRFEVTFLFMYFCMLRTAECLFLFLNHSEDLSVSAAGNRNRNLSFIRYTLHIQVRNPPCH